A segment of the Pristiophorus japonicus isolate sPriJap1 chromosome 1, sPriJap1.hap1, whole genome shotgun sequence genome:
TCATTCGAATTGCAGTCTGATGAGTTGCTCACAGACAGCCCATCCAGAAGGCCGATTGTCTCGCTGCCTTCTCCCTCGCTCCtgttcctcttcatcatcctcatcctcctctgccTCGTCTTCCTCCCGAGGCGGTCCTGCTATCCATGCtgtcaagggctgtgccctcatgatggccaagttgtggagcatgcagcagaccaccaggaaatgggacacctgctctgacgagtactggagggctcctcccgagctgtCAAGCCaatggaaccgttgcttcagtaggCTGATTGTgtttctggtggcagcatggctctcattatatgagtgctgggcaggagtgttggggttctggagccaggtggagagtggatagctcttgtctccgagcagccacagtCGAGCTTGATGTAGTGGCTGGAAGAGTGTTGGCACattggactggcacaggatgaaggcattgtgggtgctgccaggatagcaggcattgatattgaggattcgctgtctgtggttgcacaccaactgcacattaagtgaatcGTAGCCTTTGCGATTACGGAAGATCTTAGGACTGTTATGTGGTGTCCGCAAACCCACaaagtcaatggcaccttgcatcatcaggaatcccgctatcctggcaaagccaaatgcaggctcgtcctgcttctctctagTGATGGGGTAGCCCCTTCTCCTACTGTAGAGAGCCtgagtgacctcccagatgcagtgatggacggcgaactgcgagatgttagctatatctc
Coding sequences within it:
- the LOC139267950 gene encoding putative nuclease HARBI1 — encoded protein: MWSQNSAISCNQPYTRAATALSVIVKVTGALNIFVSRSFQSAAGDIANISQFAVHHCIWEVTQALYSRRRGYPITREKQDEPAFGFARIAGFLMMQGAIDFVGLRTPHNSPKIFRNRKGYDSLNVQLVCNHRQRILNINACYPGSTHNAFILCQSNVPTLFQPLHQARLWLLGDKSYPLSTWLQNPNTPAQHSYNESHAATRNTISLLKQRFHWLDSSGGALQYSSEQVSHFLVVCCMLHNLAIMRAQPLTAWIAGPPREEDEAEEDEDDEEEQERGRRQRDNRPSGWAVCEQLIRLQFE